Sequence from the Silvibacterium dinghuense genome:
TGCGTTCATCGCCGCCTGCTGGGCTGCGAATGGGGTGCCCTTACGCGATCCACGGAAGCCGAGCGAACCCGAGCTCTTCCAGGAGATCGTGTTGCCCTGCGCATCGGTGATGGTCACGATGGTGTTGTTGAACGATGCCTGGATGTAGACCAGACCGTACGGGACATTTTTCCGTTCCCGCTTCTTAAACTTCTTGTTCTTGGCAGCCTTTCCGGCGCCCTGTGCCTTAGCCATCGGTCTACTTCGTCGCTTTCTTCTTGCCCGCTACTGTACCCTTGCGCGGTCCCTTACGGGTGCGCGCATTCGTGTGCGTCCGCTGGCCGCGCGTAGGCAGGCCACGGCGGTGACGGATACCGCGGTAAGACTGAATGTCGATGAGACGCTTGATGTGCATGGTGACTTCCTTGCGGAGGTCGCCTTCCACGCTGCCACCCTGCTCGATGACCTGACGGATACGGTTAACCTCGTCCTCACTCAGGTCCTGGATCTTCTTGAACGGATCGACGTTCGCGAGTTCCAGAGTCTTGAGCGCACGCGGGGTCCCGATCCCGAAGATGTATGTAAGGCCAATCCGCGCCTGCTTGTTGCGGGGCAGATCGACGCCAGCTACACGTGCCATGCTTTTGTCCTTAAAGTTGCTTCCCTGCAGCTTCACCGCGGGAAGCGGTTAGGCCATCACCCATTGCTAAGTGACGGCAGTGTCGGAATCGGGGTTCATCGCAAGCCTTTCTACGGCTAACTAGCCCCTGCTCCTGGAATGATCCGAAGCCAGATTCCTTCGACAGCTCCAGCCTTTAGAGGTTTGAGAAAGGTGTTCTACACCCTATCCCCTACACCCTAAACCCTAACTACCCCTGGCGCTGCTTGTGCTTTGCGTTCTCGCAGATCACACGCACCACACCGCGGCGGTGAATGACCTTGCACTTGTCGCAAATCTTCTTGACCGATGCACGAACCTTCATAAATCAGCTCCTAGCTTCTAGCTCTTAGCTATTAGCTTGTTTTGTGTGAGCGACTTAAAACGTCACTCAACGAACAGCAAGAAAAACCTCAGTAGAACAGTACAACCCTGTTTCCCGGCAAGCCCAAAGCTAAAAGCTAGGAGCTAACAGCTAAAAGCTATTTGTACCGGTACACAATGCGCCCGCGCGTCAGATCGTACGGGCTCAACTCGATCGCCACCCGGTCACCGGGGAGAATGCGGATGAAGTTCTTCCGCATACGGCCCGAGACATGCGCCAGCACCTGGTGCTTGTTCTCGAGCTCAACCTTGAACATTGCATTCGGCAGCGTCTCAAGGACCACTGCCATCACTTCAATCGCGTCTTCCTTCGACAATCCGATTCCGTTTCTGCGGCTGGATTTTCGCCCGTGCCGCCCGCGCCTGCTACTGCGTCAAAATCATCGCGCCATCGGCGGTCACGGCTACCGTGTGCTCGAAATGCGCGCTCAAACTTCCGTCCTGCGTCACCGCCGTCCAGCCGTCGCGCAGCACCTGCACCTCCGGCTTTCCCGCGTTGACCATGGGCTCGATGCAGATCACGATGCCCTCGCGCAGCTTCTGCCCTTTTCCGCGAGTGCCATAGTTGGGCACCTGCGGATCCTCGTGCAGGCGCGTCCCGATCCCATGCCCTACAAAGTCCCGAACGACACTGAACCCGGCAGCTTCCACGACGTCCTGAACCGCTGCTCCCACATCCCCCAGCGTTGCGCCCGGCCGGACCATTTCGATCCCTGCCAGCAGCGAAGCCTCGGTCACATCCAGCAGCTTCTGGGTCTTCGGATCGACCTTGCTGCCGACCGCCACAGACATCGCCGAATCACCGTAAAAACCATCGATGATCACGCCCGTGTCGATCGAAACCACATCTCCGTCGCGCAGAACCCTCTTCTCCGACGGAATCCCGTGCACCACCTCTTCATTCACCGAGGTGCAAAGAACGCACGGATAACCACGGTATCCCTGGAATGCCGGCCTGGCTCCGATCTCCTTGATCTTCGCCGCTGCCGCATCTTCGAGATCCCGCGTCGTCGCACCTGCCACCACAAACGGCCGCAGATGTTCCAGCACTGCACGGACGGCCTGTCCGCTGCGCCGCATCTTTTCAATCTCCTGCGGCGTCTTGATGATGATCGCCATGCGCCTTACTTCACCCTCATGCGCACGACGGCGCTTACTACGGCGGAGGTCACGTCGCTCACAGCCAGCTCGCCATCCACTTCGGCAAACCGTCCCAG
This genomic interval carries:
- the rpsM gene encoding 30S ribosomal protein S13 produces the protein MARVAGVDLPRNKQARIGLTYIFGIGTPRALKTLELANVDPFKKIQDLSEDEVNRIRQVIEQGGSVEGDLRKEVTMHIKRLIDIQSYRGIRHRRGLPTRGQRTHTNARTRKGPRKGTVAGKKKATK
- the rpmJ gene encoding 50S ribosomal protein L36 → MKVRASVKKICDKCKVIHRRGVVRVICENAKHKQRQG
- the map gene encoding type I methionyl aminopeptidase, with translation MAIIIKTPQEIEKMRRSGQAVRAVLEHLRPFVVAGATTRDLEDAAAAKIKEIGARPAFQGYRGYPCVLCTSVNEEVVHGIPSEKRVLRDGDVVSIDTGVIIDGFYGDSAMSVAVGSKVDPKTQKLLDVTEASLLAGIEMVRPGATLGDVGAAVQDVVEAAGFSVVRDFVGHGIGTRLHEDPQVPNYGTRGKGQKLREGIVICIEPMVNAGKPEVQVLRDGWTAVTQDGSLSAHFEHTVAVTADGAMILTQ
- the rpsK gene encoding 30S ribosomal protein S11: MAKAQGAGKAAKNKKFKKRERKNVPYGLVYIQASFNNTIVTITDAQGNTISWKSSGSLGFRGSRKGTPFAAQQAAMNAANQARDHGLRSVDVRVSGPGSGRESAVRALAAAGIDVRSIRDTTPIPHNGCRPPKRRRV
- the infA gene encoding translation initiation factor IF-1 is translated as MSKEDAIEVMAVVLETLPNAMFKVELENKHQVLAHVSGRMRKNFIRILPGDRVAIELSPYDLTRGRIVYRYK